One Pseudoliparis swirei isolate HS2019 ecotype Mariana Trench chromosome 4, NWPU_hadal_v1, whole genome shotgun sequence genomic window carries:
- the LOC130192438 gene encoding hepatoma-derived growth factor-related protein 3-like isoform X2, with product MARPRPREYKAGDLVFAKMKGYPHWPARIDELPEGAVKPPANKYPIFFFGTHETAFLGLKDLLPYKEYKDKFGKSNKRKGFNEGLWEIENNPGVKFTGYQAIQQQCSSETEEGGNAEDGSSEGEEGDFVEEEDDKATLKGDKTGSKRKKTATSKKSSKLSKTSSVKDDLEKDGKDDDQKSGSKGGDPDKDIIQNTTDSKVGFNARMLSIRSIINSQMMWQIEWLSNFFDLKLFNVLSQYVRKTT from the exons ATGGCTCGACCACGGCCGCGGGAATACAAGGCAGGAGATTTGGTTTTCGCTAAGATGAAGGGATACCCGCACTGGCCAGCGAGG ATTGATGAGCTTCCAGAAGGAGCTGTCAAACCGCCCGCCAACAAGTACCCCATCTTCTTCTTCGGGACCCATGAAAC TGCATTCCTTGGTCTGAAGGATCTTCTGCCTTACAAGGAGTATAAAGACAAATTTGGCAAGTCCAACAAGCGGAAAGGCTTCAACGAGGGCCTGTGGGAGATCGAGAACAACCCCGGAGTCAAGTTCACAGGCTATCAG gccatccAGCAACAGTGTTCATCGGAaacagaggagggggggaacgcCGAGGACGGCAGCAGCGAGGGCGAGGAGGGCGACTTTGTTGAGGAGGAAGACGACAAGGCGACGCTGAAAGGAGACAAGACCGGATCCAAGCGGAAAAAGACAGCCACCTCCAAG AAATCTTCCAAGCTGTCAAAGACGTCATCTGTAAAGGACGACCTGGAGAAAGATGGGAAAGATGACGACCAGAAGAGCGGCTCCAAGGGAGGAGACCCCGACAAAGACATCATCCAAAATACAACCGACAGTAAGGTGGGATTCAACGCCCGCATGTTGAGCATTCGCTCAATAATCAATTCACAAATGATGTGGCAAATTGAGTGGCTTTCTAATTTCTTTGACCTGAAGTTATTT
- the LOC130192438 gene encoding hepatoma-derived growth factor-related protein 3-like isoform X3, with the protein MARPRPREYKAGDLVFAKMKGYPHWPARIDELPEGAVKPPANKYPIFFFGTHETAFLGLKDLLPYKEYKDKFGKSNKRKGFNEGLWEIENNPGVKFTGYQAIQQQCSSETEEGGNAEDGSSEGEEGDFVEEEDDKATLKGDKTGSKRKKTATSKKSSKLSKTSSVKDDLEKDGKDDDQKSGSKGGDPDKDIIQNTTDSKNQLLIEEH; encoded by the exons ATGGCTCGACCACGGCCGCGGGAATACAAGGCAGGAGATTTGGTTTTCGCTAAGATGAAGGGATACCCGCACTGGCCAGCGAGG ATTGATGAGCTTCCAGAAGGAGCTGTCAAACCGCCCGCCAACAAGTACCCCATCTTCTTCTTCGGGACCCATGAAAC TGCATTCCTTGGTCTGAAGGATCTTCTGCCTTACAAGGAGTATAAAGACAAATTTGGCAAGTCCAACAAGCGGAAAGGCTTCAACGAGGGCCTGTGGGAGATCGAGAACAACCCCGGAGTCAAGTTCACAGGCTATCAG gccatccAGCAACAGTGTTCATCGGAaacagaggagggggggaacgcCGAGGACGGCAGCAGCGAGGGCGAGGAGGGCGACTTTGTTGAGGAGGAAGACGACAAGGCGACGCTGAAAGGAGACAAGACCGGATCCAAGCGGAAAAAGACAGCCACCTCCAAG AAATCTTCCAAGCTGTCAAAGACGTCATCTGTAAAGGACGACCTGGAGAAAGATGGGAAAGATGACGACCAGAAGAGCGGCTCCAAGGGAGGAGACCCCGACAAAGACATCATCCAAAATACAACCGACAGTAAG